A single region of the Vicia villosa cultivar HV-30 ecotype Madison, WI linkage group LG4, Vvil1.0, whole genome shotgun sequence genome encodes:
- the LOC131598002 gene encoding uncharacterized protein LOC131598002, with amino-acid sequence MVESQVIDALEDEQAEVDVVDEEEEAPEIEVDNLVNEESEDEPEVVVPPDQVHMPPTHMRNLNFDGDDEPSTDIFYDPYTQIDQWLKEGDRFRSKEACIMAIKRFHMANNVDFKVHHANVERYKIKCRNTDCGFRLHASYRKRSDSWVIGYISQDHTCVNTNVSQDHRKLSYDIICQEILPLVDKDPSLKVKTIISHIVATYNYTPSYRKAWLAKTKAIEIVYRNWEDSYKRLPRFLYAIQIYAPGTVTILETLPAQSPDGTCLQGNVIFHKLF; translated from the coding sequence ATGGTTGAGTCACAAGTCATTGATGCACTTGAAGACGAGCAAGCAGAGGTCGACGttgtagatgaagaagaagaagcaccggaAATAGAAGTTGATAACTTGGTCAACGAGGAAAGTGAAGACGAACCGGAAGTTGTTGTACCACCAGATCAAGTGCATATGCCTCCAACTCACATGAGGAACTTGAATTTTGATGGGGATGACGAACCATCGACTGATATTTTCTATGATCCATATACTCAAATAGATCAATGGTTAAAAGAAGGAGACAGATTTCGTTCAAAGGAGGCATGTATCATGGCCATAAAAAGATTTCATATGGCAAACAATGTTGATTTTAAAGTTCATCACGCCAACGTTGAGAGGTACAAAATTAAGTGTAGAAACACTGattgtggattcaggttgcacgcatcatacaggaagagaagtgattCATGGGTGATAGGATATATTTCCCAAGATCACACGTGTGTTAACACAAATGTTTCACAAGATCACCGTAAGCTAAGTTATGACATTATATGTCAAGAAATCTTGCCTCTAGTTGACAAAGATCCATCGTTAAAGGTGAAAACAATAATCTCTCATATCGTTGCAACTTACAATTACACTCCGTCTTATAGAAAGGCGTGGTTGGCGAAGACCAAAGCGATCGAAATTGTGTATAGAAATTGGGAGGATTCGTACAAACGACTCCCACGTTTCTTATATGCGATTCAAATTTATGCTCCTGGAACCGTTACTATTTTAGAGACCCTTCCGGCACAATCTCCAGACGGAACGTGCCTTCAAGGAAATGTGATATTCCACAAGCTTTTCTAG